A part of Myxococcus landrumus genomic DNA contains:
- a CDS encoding ABC transporter permease, translated as MPSFFQDLRHGARSLRRSPGFTLATVLALAFGIGANTLLFSVVSALLLRPLPLPRAERILSVWGKDLKNDGVQSGLSRLDAEDLRQKVKSFEAFSAFSVSGVTLTAPHQEPERVEGTMVSQDFFRVAGVSPLLGRVLSEEEHLLNGPRAVVLSHALWKRRFGADPRVLERLMEMDGQSYQVVGVMPEGFDFPREDASEPVALWTSLAAEGFIRDNWDSRGTHMLTGVALLAPGSTVEQADLETRTVMAALTQAYPDSNSRASASVESLQVRLSKDTRKPALLLLGAVSLLLLVACVNVAQLLLARALARQHEFAVRAALGAGRGALARQLLAEGSLLAVAGGAAGLLLGAWGTDVLSTLLPESVRQVQAVRVDARALLYTAGLVLAVALMCGLAPLGTAAKASLGGLLQSTRGTSASKSALRWRAVLVSTQVSLALMLLVGAGLLVRSAQRLAEVDPGYRAENVTLLRFNLPGSLYTGETMVPFYERLLEQVRARPGVESAAIMTPGVAITSGISLTMEIPGRPTPPSERLSTSYRAMSDGVVATLGMSLKQGRDFTTQDRKDSLPVVIVNESFARRFFPGEEMLGKRVKIGYGESIEREVVGVVGDMRGRGLDKAAEPELYAPLSQTPWPFASVMVRSPLPMEAVAALVKEELAQLDSRLSTRPPTTLEQNLELSVANRSFQRVLLLAFAVSAVALASLGIYGLMAYSVAQRRRELGIRLALGAMPADVVRLVMNQALRMCVVGLGVGLALSLALSRVLEGMLYGVSAMDPVTFLAVPLLLLAVVALASWLPARRASQVSPGVAMTTD; from the coding sequence ATGCCCTCCTTCTTCCAGGACTTGCGCCACGGCGCCCGCTCCCTCCGCCGCAGCCCCGGCTTCACCCTGGCGACGGTGCTGGCCCTGGCCTTCGGCATTGGGGCCAACACGCTGCTCTTCAGCGTGGTGAGCGCACTGCTGCTCCGGCCACTCCCCCTCCCGAGGGCGGAGCGCATCCTTTCCGTGTGGGGCAAGGACCTCAAGAACGACGGCGTGCAGTCGGGCCTGTCCCGCCTGGACGCGGAGGACCTGCGGCAGAAGGTGAAGTCCTTCGAGGCCTTCTCGGCCTTCTCCGTCTCCGGAGTCACCCTCACGGCCCCCCACCAGGAGCCGGAGCGGGTGGAAGGGACGATGGTGTCGCAGGACTTCTTCCGCGTGGCGGGGGTGTCGCCCCTGCTCGGCCGGGTCCTCTCCGAGGAGGAACACCTGCTCAACGGCCCCCGGGCCGTGGTGCTCTCCCATGCGCTGTGGAAGCGGCGCTTCGGCGCGGACCCTCGCGTGCTGGAGCGCCTGATGGAGATGGATGGCCAGTCCTACCAGGTGGTCGGCGTGATGCCCGAGGGCTTCGACTTCCCCCGGGAAGACGCCTCCGAGCCGGTGGCGCTCTGGACCTCACTGGCCGCGGAGGGCTTCATTCGCGACAACTGGGACAGCCGCGGCACACACATGCTCACCGGAGTGGCCCTGCTGGCGCCCGGGAGCACGGTGGAGCAAGCGGACCTGGAGACGCGCACGGTGATGGCGGCGCTGACCCAGGCCTATCCCGACAGCAACTCCCGCGCGAGCGCCTCGGTGGAGTCCCTCCAGGTGCGGCTGTCCAAGGACACGCGCAAGCCCGCGCTGCTGCTGCTGGGGGCCGTGTCGCTGCTCCTGCTGGTCGCCTGCGTCAACGTCGCGCAGTTGCTGCTCGCGCGAGCCCTGGCGCGGCAGCACGAGTTCGCGGTGCGCGCGGCGCTGGGGGCGGGCCGGGGCGCGCTGGCGCGGCAGTTGTTGGCGGAAGGCTCGCTGCTGGCCGTCGCGGGAGGTGCCGCGGGGCTGCTCCTGGGCGCCTGGGGCACGGATGTGCTGAGCACCCTGTTGCCGGAGTCGGTGCGGCAGGTGCAGGCCGTGCGCGTGGACGCACGCGCCCTGCTCTACACCGCGGGACTGGTGCTGGCGGTGGCGCTGATGTGTGGGCTCGCGCCCCTGGGGACGGCGGCGAAGGCGAGCCTGGGCGGGCTCCTTCAGAGCACCCGTGGCACGAGCGCCAGCAAGTCCGCGCTGCGCTGGCGCGCGGTCCTGGTGTCCACGCAGGTGTCGCTCGCGCTGATGTTGCTGGTGGGCGCGGGGTTGCTGGTGCGCAGCGCGCAGCGACTGGCGGAGGTGGACCCGGGATACCGCGCGGAGAATGTGACGCTGTTGCGCTTCAACCTCCCGGGCTCGCTCTACACGGGTGAGACGATGGTGCCCTTCTACGAACGACTGCTCGAGCAGGTGCGCGCGCGGCCGGGCGTGGAGTCCGCGGCCATCATGACGCCGGGCGTGGCGATAACGTCGGGCATCAGCCTGACCATGGAGATTCCCGGCCGGCCCACGCCTCCGTCCGAGCGACTCAGCACCAGCTACCGGGCGATGAGCGATGGCGTGGTCGCGACGCTGGGGATGTCGCTGAAGCAGGGGCGCGACTTCACGACCCAGGATAGGAAGGACTCTCTTCCCGTGGTGATTGTGAATGAGTCCTTCGCCCGGCGGTTCTTCCCGGGGGAAGAGATGCTCGGCAAGCGCGTCAAGATTGGCTACGGCGAGTCCATCGAGCGAGAGGTCGTGGGCGTGGTGGGCGATATGCGCGGCCGGGGCTTGGACAAGGCGGCGGAGCCGGAGCTCTACGCGCCGCTGAGCCAGACGCCGTGGCCGTTTGCATCGGTGATGGTGCGCAGCCCGCTGCCCATGGAGGCTGTCGCCGCGCTGGTGAAGGAGGAGCTGGCGCAGCTCGACTCGCGACTGTCGACGCGCCCGCCCACGACGCTGGAGCAGAACCTGGAGCTCTCGGTGGCGAACCGGAGCTTCCAGCGGGTGTTGCTGCTCGCGTTCGCGGTCTCCGCGGTGGCGCTGGCCTCGCTCGGCATCTACGGGTTGATGGCGTACAGCGTGGCGCAGCGTCGCAGGGAGCTGGGCATCCGGCTGGCGCTGGGCGCGATGCCGGCGGACGTGGTGCGACTGGTGATGAACCAGGCGTTGCGGATGTGCGTGGTGGGCCTGGGCGTGGGCCTGGCTCTGTCGCTGGCGCTGTCGCGGGTGCTGGAAGGCATGCTGTACGGCGTGAGCGCCATGGACCCGGTGACGTTCCTCGCGGTGCCGCTGTTGCTGCTCGCGGTGGTGGCGCTCGCGAGCTGGCTGCCCGCGCGACGCGCGTCTCAGGTATCACCAGGCGTGGCGATGACCACGGACTGA
- a CDS encoding metallophosphoesterase yields the protein MARKPTGTAQRQEPTEPTPRPHSVPSRNETALISDSGTATKPQRHAGMVRWLHPAQLLRTGLDALVAAVFGARADHRLIEAVVRPQDSYFDYSQETLPEGDFWLDYVADTGDGWDSTYTVARLLALPELKLPVRGQPRAGEFDTQRGRVLVMGGDGVYPGASREAYEERLIQPYEAAMRRSSTPNPDLFIIPGNHDWYDGLSAFMRLFCANRWIAGRRTRQSRSYFALKLPQGWWLIGTDVQLNSDIDVPQVEYFRQVADQMGPEDRVILCNAEPAWILAATQRRKGSYLENNLEYLQEKVLGRRISIFLAGDLHHYRRHEDAAGRQKITAGGGGAFMHPTHAPKAHVLRDGYMLQKSFPDERTSRKLARNNLFLIRYSPLFGLLTGALYLLLALAAYAEVGSLGVSQLGDVVLAVGNSMVSRPWTMVLGLATIGGLIGFADAAFGKWRWLAGTLHGLAHIFTAFFVAWGGTYLAVSGMGICPELTPDGLNCTAGWLHLAGKFAMSSGLTFLGGFLVGPFVMGVYLWLSVNLFGAHSNEAFISLALPDWKNFLRLHINAKGQLTVYPVGIERVPRKWKRTHAGPQAPAYEPDDPKATPPTLIEPPLKI from the coding sequence ATGGCCCGTAAACCCACGGGGACAGCGCAGCGCCAGGAGCCCACCGAGCCGACGCCGCGTCCGCACTCCGTGCCCTCGCGAAACGAGACCGCCCTCATCTCCGACAGCGGCACCGCGACGAAGCCCCAACGTCACGCGGGCATGGTGCGGTGGCTCCACCCCGCACAGCTCCTGCGCACGGGCCTGGACGCACTCGTCGCCGCCGTCTTCGGCGCCCGCGCGGACCATCGGCTCATCGAAGCCGTCGTGCGTCCACAGGACTCCTACTTCGACTACTCGCAGGAGACCCTGCCGGAGGGAGACTTCTGGCTCGACTACGTCGCCGACACGGGAGACGGCTGGGACTCCACCTACACCGTGGCGCGGCTGCTCGCGTTGCCCGAGCTGAAGCTCCCCGTGCGAGGACAACCGCGCGCCGGAGAGTTCGACACCCAGCGCGGGCGGGTGCTCGTGATGGGCGGCGACGGCGTGTACCCCGGCGCCAGCCGCGAGGCCTACGAAGAGCGGTTGATACAGCCCTACGAAGCGGCCATGCGCCGCTCGAGCACGCCCAACCCGGACCTGTTCATCATCCCAGGCAATCACGACTGGTACGACGGCCTGTCCGCCTTCATGCGGCTGTTCTGCGCGAACCGCTGGATTGCTGGACGGCGCACGCGGCAGAGCCGCAGCTACTTCGCGCTGAAGCTGCCTCAGGGGTGGTGGCTCATCGGCACGGACGTGCAGCTCAACAGCGACATCGACGTGCCGCAGGTGGAGTACTTCCGTCAGGTGGCGGACCAGATGGGCCCGGAGGACCGGGTCATCCTCTGCAACGCGGAGCCCGCATGGATTCTCGCGGCCACGCAGCGGCGCAAGGGCAGCTACCTGGAGAACAACCTGGAGTACCTCCAGGAGAAGGTGCTCGGCCGGCGCATCAGCATCTTCCTCGCGGGAGACCTGCACCACTACCGGCGCCACGAGGACGCGGCGGGCCGGCAGAAAATCACCGCGGGCGGTGGCGGCGCCTTCATGCACCCCACGCACGCGCCCAAGGCCCATGTGCTGCGAGACGGCTACATGCTCCAGAAGAGCTTCCCGGATGAGCGCACGTCCCGGAAGCTGGCGCGAAACAACCTGTTCCTCATTCGCTACAGCCCGCTGTTCGGCTTGCTGACGGGCGCGCTGTACCTGCTGCTCGCGCTCGCGGCCTACGCGGAGGTGGGCTCGCTGGGGGTCTCCCAACTCGGCGACGTGGTGCTCGCGGTGGGCAACAGCATGGTGAGCCGCCCGTGGACGATGGTGCTGGGGCTCGCCACCATCGGCGGACTCATCGGCTTCGCGGACGCGGCCTTCGGCAAGTGGCGATGGCTCGCGGGCACCTTGCATGGCCTTGCCCACATCTTCACGGCCTTCTTCGTCGCGTGGGGAGGCACCTACCTGGCGGTGAGTGGCATGGGCATCTGTCCCGAGCTCACGCCCGACGGGCTCAACTGCACGGCGGGCTGGCTGCACCTGGCGGGCAAGTTCGCGATGTCCTCCGGCCTCACGTTCCTGGGCGGCTTCCTCGTCGGCCCCTTCGTCATGGGCGTGTACCTGTGGCTGAGCGTCAACCTCTTCGGCGCCCACTCCAACGAGGCGTTCATCTCGCTGGCGCTGCCGGACTGGAAGAACTTCCTTCGCCTGCACATCAACGCGAAGGGTCAGCTCACGGTGTATCCGGTGGGCATCGAGCGGGTGCCTCGGAAGTGGAAGCGCACACACGCGGGGCCCCAGGCGCCCGCGTATGAGCCGGATGACCCGAAGGCCACGCCGCCGACGCTCATCGAGCCCCCCTTGAAAATCTAG